The following coding sequences are from one Desulfosporosinus orientis DSM 765 window:
- a CDS encoding class I SAM-dependent methyltransferase, with the protein MYKTKTLFVGCGDGRELLSFANDQDHLLIGLEPIDQLYALAKARIIGKNTGDFPHIQLHHCRIQDFQAAEYAGKMDQIYFIFPTPEVLRREARVIADRVYSLLAEETGMFRIYTEVTLSEWPDLEDRARLACFLQTLQNENFSFSAKEIGYHELPPMARESNCGLKFQAHGITRFTAIEAIKETPSMGRQPYGKADS; encoded by the coding sequence ATGTATAAAACAAAAACACTTTTTGTCGGCTGTGGGGACGGCCGGGAGCTGCTCTCATTCGCCAATGACCAGGATCACCTGTTGATCGGGCTGGAACCCATCGATCAACTCTATGCCCTGGCCAAGGCAAGAATAATAGGTAAAAACACCGGGGATTTTCCCCATATACAACTCCATCATTGCCGGATTCAGGATTTTCAAGCGGCAGAGTATGCCGGAAAAATGGACCAAATCTATTTTATCTTTCCCACGCCCGAGGTTTTGCGCCGTGAGGCCCGGGTGATCGCGGACCGAGTTTATTCGCTATTGGCTGAAGAGACGGGCATGTTTCGGATTTACACGGAAGTTACCTTATCCGAGTGGCCTGATCTGGAAGATAGGGCAAGGCTGGCGTGTTTCCTGCAGACGTTACAGAACGAAAATTTCTCCTTCAGTGCCAAGGAGATCGGTTATCACGAACTGCCGCCCATGGCCAGAGAATCCAACTGCGGTCTTAAGTTCCAAGCTCACGGCATAACCAGATTTACTGCCATTGAAGCAATTAAAGAAACGCCAAGTATGGGGAGGCAGCCATACGGCAAGGCAGATAGTTAG
- a CDS encoding YcaO-like family protein, with the protein MQQIETKIQCKAERRKAYKAQDPLTTINHIRTLLVACDLFTIEFHRTYPVPGVHCCRVLLGDSDVADLGIGSNGKGLTARYALASAYGELMERLQNNILFPLRQLKFATRKYLAAMPAAEGLRERLEKEDLVLDFHYGPDEVYLDTGSLVEDCSDVLAALLGIADPDRQKDYLQMAFGEESVGCLPYYSAVQNQVRYLPIKLIWNMCGTNGMCAGNTTEEALIQGISEVMERYVIRSIYQQNITPPTVPAANFQNAQIFDHIQRLEEAGITAVIKDCSLGMGLPVIGLLLISEESNKYTFHVGADPCPITALERCLTEIYQGNPQDIEARFHSYPEGTTSNLSWQAAYYDTTSGGLGQWPNSLFADKPSYAFNGFSHPISESDSADLAYLLAKVQDLGRNLFIRDVSFLGFPSYQIFIPGMSETDFLFDDTDFPNWMAIVRNHSTLLNLEQAGPERIARLAEAISCTDGLVLPVAFEPGRWFLSNIHPELRKLSKDYLLTLLYSRLADYSAAAASMGAFLKSEAACSGPILYYRTVRSYLEAKRDGLPDDWIKEMLTERYGEVMAAKVAENFAVPELVLAQTVLPSCFDCNNCKIEGSCRYLALLRRVKTLQRMQQSNLPRQAELAKVFGNRTGQV; encoded by the coding sequence ATGCAGCAAATAGAAACGAAAATACAATGCAAGGCCGAACGCCGCAAGGCGTATAAGGCCCAAGATCCGTTAACGACCATCAACCATATCCGTACGCTTCTGGTGGCCTGCGATTTGTTTACCATTGAGTTTCACCGCACTTATCCCGTGCCGGGTGTTCATTGCTGCCGGGTCTTACTCGGCGATAGTGACGTGGCAGACCTGGGGATAGGTTCCAACGGCAAGGGCCTGACCGCCCGCTATGCCCTGGCCAGTGCTTACGGGGAACTTATGGAAAGACTCCAGAATAATATCCTCTTTCCGCTGCGGCAGTTAAAATTCGCGACCCGGAAATATTTGGCCGCAATGCCTGCTGCGGAGGGGCTGCGGGAGCGGCTGGAGAAAGAAGACCTGGTTCTGGATTTTCATTATGGGCCGGATGAGGTTTATCTCGACACCGGATCTCTGGTGGAGGATTGTTCCGATGTATTGGCCGCCCTGCTGGGGATTGCTGATCCGGACAGGCAAAAGGATTACTTGCAAATGGCCTTTGGGGAGGAGTCCGTCGGCTGTTTGCCGTATTATTCTGCCGTACAAAACCAGGTCCGCTATTTACCCATTAAGCTGATTTGGAATATGTGCGGCACCAACGGCATGTGTGCTGGCAATACAACGGAAGAGGCGCTCATCCAGGGAATTTCCGAGGTGATGGAACGCTATGTGATCCGTTCCATCTATCAGCAGAATATTACCCCGCCGACCGTTCCTGCAGCTAATTTTCAAAACGCTCAGATATTTGATCATATTCAGCGCTTAGAGGAGGCGGGAATCACCGCCGTCATTAAGGACTGTTCCCTCGGAATGGGCTTGCCGGTCATCGGTTTATTGTTAATCAGTGAGGAAAGCAACAAATATACTTTCCATGTTGGTGCTGACCCCTGTCCCATCACGGCCCTGGAAAGATGTCTGACGGAAATTTACCAGGGGAACCCGCAGGATATAGAAGCCCGCTTTCATTCTTACCCGGAAGGTACAACATCGAATTTAAGCTGGCAGGCGGCTTATTATGATACAACTTCCGGCGGACTGGGCCAGTGGCCGAACAGCCTTTTCGCTGATAAACCTTCTTATGCTTTCAACGGCTTTTCTCATCCCATTTCAGAAAGCGACAGTGCTGATCTGGCCTATTTGCTCGCAAAAGTCCAAGACTTGGGACGCAACCTCTTTATCCGCGATGTTTCTTTCCTGGGCTTCCCATCCTATCAAATTTTCATTCCGGGAATGAGCGAGACGGATTTTCTCTTTGATGATACGGATTTCCCCAACTGGATGGCGATTGTCAGAAACCATTCTACCCTGCTTAACCTAGAACAAGCCGGGCCGGAACGCATTGCCCGCTTGGCTGAAGCAATTTCCTGCACGGACGGACTGGTTCTGCCGGTAGCTTTTGAGCCTGGGCGGTGGTTTTTGAGCAACATCCATCCGGAGCTAAGGAAGCTGTCCAAAGACTATCTACTTACCTTGCTATACAGCCGGCTGGCCGATTATTCTGCAGCGGCGGCAAGCATGGGGGCATTTCTAAAATCAGAGGCGGCCTGTTCCGGCCCTATACTTTACTACCGGACAGTGCGCAGCTATTTGGAGGCTAAAAGAGACGGTCTCCCGGATGACTGGATCAAAGAAATGTTAACGGAGCGTTACGGTGAAGTTATGGCCGCAAAGGTTGCGGAAAATTTTGCTGTTCCGGAGCTGGTTTTGGCGCAAACCGTCCTGCCGTCCTGTTTTGACTGCAACAATTGTAAGATTGAGGGCTCCTGTCGTTATTTGGCCTTGCTGCGTCGGGTGAAAACCCTGCAGCGGATGCAGCAAAGCAATCTGCCCCGGCAGGCGGAACTGGCCAAAGTCTTCGGAAACCGGACAGGACAGGTTTAG